The following proteins are co-located in the Oceanispirochaeta sp. genome:
- the tgt gene encoding tRNA guanosine(34) transglycosylase Tgt, with the protein MIDIQYKDPSCKGRGGILHLPHGDVEIPAFMPVGTNGTVKAVKHDSVDDMGYTLILGNTYHLYLRPGMDVIKAAGGLHNFSSWKHNILTDSGGFQVFSLAPFRKIREEGVRFRSHIDGAYHEFTPEKVVEIQEILGSDVQMALDICTEPGISHKEAIKALEITTRWASRAKKRWENCSDDYDGKLFGIIQGNFFEDLRKRSAEEILELDTPGIAIGGLSVGESPEMFRDYLHYTSQFLPDDKPRYVMGIGTPDYMLEAVEAGIDMFDCVYPTRIARNGTCFSLDGNLALKNEKFRLDQQPIEPSCTCPVCQQYSRSYLRHLFKAKEILGPMLVTEHNLHFLYQFMAEVRQSLREGRFLQYKKSFLDRFGKR; encoded by the coding sequence ATGATCGACATTCAATATAAAGACCCATCCTGCAAGGGGCGTGGAGGCATACTGCACCTTCCCCATGGCGATGTGGAAATACCCGCCTTTATGCCTGTGGGTACAAACGGAACCGTTAAAGCCGTCAAGCATGACTCGGTGGATGATATGGGGTATACCCTGATTCTCGGCAATACCTATCACCTCTATTTAAGACCGGGTATGGATGTTATTAAGGCCGCCGGAGGCCTGCATAATTTCAGCTCCTGGAAGCATAATATACTGACCGACTCTGGTGGATTTCAGGTTTTTTCTCTGGCTCCCTTCCGGAAAATCAGGGAAGAAGGGGTTCGTTTCCGTTCCCACATCGATGGAGCCTACCATGAGTTTACCCCTGAAAAGGTGGTTGAGATTCAGGAAATCCTGGGCAGTGATGTTCAGATGGCTCTTGATATCTGCACTGAACCAGGTATTTCTCATAAAGAAGCCATCAAGGCTCTTGAAATTACCACACGATGGGCTTCCCGTGCGAAAAAGCGTTGGGAGAATTGCAGTGATGATTATGATGGAAAGCTCTTTGGAATCATTCAGGGTAACTTCTTCGAAGATTTAAGAAAGCGAAGTGCCGAAGAAATCCTTGAACTGGATACACCGGGGATTGCCATAGGGGGTCTCTCTGTGGGTGAAAGCCCTGAAATGTTCAGAGATTATCTTCATTATACGTCTCAGTTCCTTCCTGATGACAAGCCCCGTTATGTCATGGGTATCGGGACTCCCGATTATATGCTGGAAGCCGTAGAGGCCGGTATCGATATGTTTGACTGTGTCTATCCAACCAGGATTGCCAGGAATGGAACCTGTTTTTCCCTGGATGGAAATCTGGCTCTAAAAAATGAGAAATTCCGTCTGGATCAGCAGCCTATCGAACCGAGCTGTACCTGTCCAGTGTGTCAGCAGTACAGCCGTTCCTACCTCAGGCATCTATTCAAGGCCAAAGAAATACTGGGACCTATGCTGGTGACAGAGCATAATCTACATTTCCTCTATCAGTTTATGGCAGAGGTCAGGCAGTCACTGCGGGAAGGTCGTTTTCTACAGTATAAAAAATCATTCCTGGACCGATTCGGCAAGAGGTAA
- a CDS encoding LptF/LptG family permease, whose product MKVLHKMILKDFIPTMLVALIFFIMILQLVDIFGNLWRYLNAEVPMSAIARVSLLYTPKCISFSLPIAVLFSISYTLGNYYAKNELIAVFGSGYSLFQLTTPLLICGIILSLASYFFEDRLVIPTYKDKNRLSKEILGQTVSYSNSNVAVLSHTNTVIYNADFYNDRRLSLTGLSILILNRDGKFQKRVDANSALWEDSIWTLKNVRIFSYDEKKEFIEEEYYASWTDPLLDEPPGSFKRITRDIDEMNSREAKEWVDSLKRTGFPYKGALTEYYQRFSFALTPLVVALLSCSLGGRFKKNILLMSLLSSLVVSVIYYVAQMVMILLAKLGYIPPLYGAWAAFLIFLTFGVFLFRTAKT is encoded by the coding sequence ATGAAAGTACTTCATAAGATGATCCTGAAAGATTTTATCCCCACCATGCTGGTGGCTCTGATTTTTTTTATCATGATACTGCAGTTGGTTGATATATTTGGAAATCTCTGGCGTTATCTCAATGCAGAAGTTCCCATGAGCGCCATTGCCCGGGTTTCATTGCTGTATACTCCCAAATGTATATCTTTCTCCCTGCCTATTGCCGTCCTCTTTTCTATCTCCTATACCCTGGGGAACTACTATGCCAAAAATGAACTGATTGCCGTTTTTGGTTCAGGATACTCCCTCTTTCAGCTGACCACACCTCTTCTGATCTGCGGAATAATCCTTAGTCTGGCAAGTTATTTTTTTGAAGACCGTCTTGTGATCCCGACTTATAAGGATAAAAACAGGCTTTCCAAGGAGATTCTGGGCCAGACTGTTTCCTACAGCAATTCAAATGTAGCCGTCCTCAGTCACACAAATACCGTGATTTACAATGCTGATTTTTACAATGACCGCAGATTGAGTCTGACAGGGCTCTCTATACTGATTCTGAACAGGGATGGAAAATTTCAGAAACGGGTCGATGCCAATTCCGCCCTGTGGGAAGACAGTATTTGGACTTTAAAGAATGTCAGAATCTTCAGTTATGATGAAAAGAAGGAGTTCATTGAAGAGGAGTATTATGCCAGCTGGACGGATCCTTTATTAGATGAGCCCCCTGGATCTTTTAAAAGAATAACCCGGGATATTGACGAGATGAACAGCCGTGAAGCCAAGGAGTGGGTCGATTCTCTGAAAAGAACAGGATTTCCCTACAAGGGTGCACTGACTGAGTATTATCAGAGGTTTTCATTTGCCCTGACACCACTGGTGGTTGCCTTATTGTCCTGCTCTCTGGGGGGAAGGTTTAAAAAAAATATCCTTCTTATGAGCCTTCTATCCAGTCTGGTGGTTTCTGTTATATATTACGTGGCGCAGATGGTTATGATTCTCCTGGCTAAACTGGGTTATATCCCTCCCTTGTACGGAGCCTGGGCAGCCTTTCTGATCTTTCTGACTTTTGGAGTATTTCTATTCAGAACTGCCAAAACCTGA
- the murJ gene encoding murein biosynthesis integral membrane protein MurJ, which translates to MKETTHRQSFLSTLAVMAGTLGSRILGFVRIALISMYFGASGEADILNAVFNIPNNFRKLLAEGALSSAFIPELSRQIVTDPEGSKAKNLSRSILGLQLLILIPLSLLSIFFPEIILKVFIRFHEPWKLDMAVRLFRWIFHYILLISISAVLMAVLNSHNHFLVPAVSPLLFSISVITSIVIWHDTMGIFSMVMGVLGGGLAQILWQYPFYRKIGYSLLPRLHFRDESFKRVMRQWFPVLITSSIFSINQQVAILLATGLDEGSTTALSNAIVFWQLPFGIFSASITTVLFPKMSRLAGDKNWKGLSSTLQEGIHMLAVLLIPSTILLMLFGPEMISTALQRGEYQTEDTILATQVLFAYAPGMFFVGCYNLFQRSFYSQGNYQYPLKTALATVIADVSLSLLFLGQGWGVSSLAWANSIAFIGGALILLRGGLKDCIRFDIKRLNSQIIRILGAQIPMILTILFFKKIIPVSRFYEGSSWSNFGFLALEGISSLAVLFFFYSLMKLDVMTILKRRGK; encoded by the coding sequence TTGAAAGAAACGACTCACAGGCAGAGTTTTCTGTCCACACTGGCTGTTATGGCGGGAACACTGGGTTCCCGTATTCTTGGATTTGTCCGCATTGCCCTGATCAGTATGTATTTCGGGGCCTCGGGAGAAGCGGATATCCTCAATGCCGTATTCAACATACCCAATAACTTCAGAAAACTTCTGGCCGAAGGGGCTTTGTCATCCGCCTTCATTCCCGAACTTTCCCGGCAGATCGTGACCGATCCGGAAGGGAGTAAGGCAAAAAATCTCAGTCGGAGCATTCTGGGTTTACAGCTTCTGATTCTGATTCCCCTGTCTCTTTTAAGCATCTTTTTCCCGGAAATCATTTTGAAGGTCTTTATCCGATTTCACGAACCCTGGAAGCTGGACATGGCAGTCCGTCTTTTCAGGTGGATTTTCCACTATATTCTTCTTATCAGCATCAGTGCCGTTTTGATGGCTGTATTGAACTCTCACAATCATTTTCTGGTTCCGGCGGTATCTCCCCTGTTATTCTCAATTTCGGTCATCACCTCCATCGTGATATGGCATGACACGATGGGAATCTTTTCCATGGTGATGGGTGTTCTGGGAGGAGGGCTGGCTCAAATTCTCTGGCAGTATCCTTTTTACAGAAAAATCGGATATTCCCTCCTGCCACGGCTGCATTTCAGAGATGAGTCATTCAAACGCGTGATGAGGCAGTGGTTTCCTGTTCTCATCACGTCTTCAATTTTTTCCATCAATCAACAGGTGGCCATTCTGCTGGCCACAGGGCTGGATGAAGGGTCAACAACCGCCCTGAGCAATGCCATCGTGTTCTGGCAACTTCCTTTCGGCATATTCAGTGCCTCCATTACGACGGTTCTATTTCCTAAAATGAGTCGTCTGGCGGGAGACAAGAATTGGAAAGGTCTGTCTTCCACCCTTCAGGAGGGAATCCATATGCTGGCCGTCCTGCTGATTCCCTCTACGATTCTGCTTATGTTGTTCGGACCAGAAATGATCTCGACGGCGCTTCAGCGGGGTGAATATCAGACTGAGGATACGATCCTGGCCACACAGGTCCTCTTTGCCTATGCTCCGGGAATGTTTTTCGTGGGCTGCTATAACCTTTTTCAACGGTCCTTTTATTCTCAGGGAAATTATCAATATCCACTGAAAACTGCCCTGGCTACTGTGATTGCGGATGTCTCTTTATCTCTGCTTTTTCTGGGGCAGGGCTGGGGGGTCAGCAGTCTGGCCTGGGCCAATTCCATTGCTTTTATCGGTGGAGCCCTCATCCTTCTCAGAGGCGGTCTGAAAGACTGTATTCGATTTGATATAAAAAGACTGAACAGCCAAATCATCAGAATCCTGGGCGCCCAAATTCCAATGATTCTGACGATTCTGTTCTTCAAAAAAATTATCCCGGTTTCCAGGTTCTACGAAGGTAGCAGCTGGAGCAATTTTGGTTTCCTGGCATTGGAGGGAATCTCTTCTCTGGCAGTACTCTTCTTTTTTTACAGTTTAATGAAACTGGATGTAATGACGATTCTTAAAAGAAGAGGGAAATAA